The genomic DNA TGGGCGAACAGGTGGTCGAGGCCATCCTGCGCGCAGGCGGCCGCGCTTCTTTCTTCGCGGCCGACGTCACGAAGTCGGCCGAAGTCAAGGCGCTGGTCGAGGCCGCGGTCCAGCGCCACGGCAAGCTCGACGTCATGGTCAACAACGCCGGCTGGACGCACCGCAACCGTCCGGCGCTGGAAGTGAGCGAGGAGGAGTTCGACCGCTGCTATGCCGTCAACGTCAAGAGCATCTACCTCTCGACGGTGCATGCGGTCCCGGCCTTCCGCGCCAATGGCGGCGGCTCGTTCATCAACATCGCCTCCACGGCCGGCGTGCGCCCGCGCCCCGGCCTCACCTGGTACAACGGCTCCAAGGGCGCGGTCATCACCACCAGCAAGTCGCTCGCCGCCGAGCTCGGCCCGGACAACATCCGCGTCAATTGCCTGAACCCGGTGTTCAACCCCGACACCGGCCTCGCGGCCGAATTCGCCGGCGGCCCGCTCACCGAAGAACGCAAGGCCAAGTTCCGCGCCACCATCCCGCTCGGGCGCTTCTCCACCGCGCTCGACGTCGCCAACGCGGCGCTCTACCTGGCGAGCGACGAGGCGTCCTTCATCAGCGGCGTCTGCATCGAGGTCGATGGCGCGCGCTGCGTCTAAATAAGTACCCTTGGAGGCCGCGCGGCGCAGGCGATGCGTTAAATTGGCCTTTCCCATGAGCCAGCACGTCGTCCCCGTCTCCGAGATCGGCCGCCCCCGCCGCGTTGCGGCGTTGCCGGAGCGTGCGGTGCCGGCCACCGGCGTGCTGCTCGACCGGCTGGCCCGGCCGCTGACCGATCTGCGCATCAGCGTGACCGACCGCTGCAACTTCCGCTGCAGCTACTGCATGCCGAAAGAAGTGTTCGACAAGGACTACCACTACCTTCCGCACAGCGCGCTGCTGAGCTTCGAGGAAATCACCCGGCTCGCACGCATCTTCGCGACGCACGGCGTGCGCAAGATCCGGCTCACCGGCGGCGAGCCGCTGTTGCGCAAGAACCTGGAACGGCTGGTCGAGCAACTGGCCGCGCTGCGCACGCCCGAGGGCCAGGCGCTGGACCTCACGCTGACCACCAATGGCTCTCTGCTCGCGCGCAAGGCCGCGGCGCTGAAGGCCGCAGGTCTCCAGCGCGTGACCGTGAGCCTCGACGGCCTCGACGACGCCGTGTTCCGCAGCATGAACGACGTCGACTTTCCGGTGGCCGAAGTCCTCGCAGGCATCGATGCGGCCCAGGCCGCGGGGCTCGGAACGGTCAAGGTCAACATGGTCGTCAAGCGCGGCACCAACGAGCAGGAAGTGCTGCCGATGGCGCGGCACTTCCGCGGCACGGGCGTGGTGCTGCGCTTCATCGAGTACATGGACGTCGGCGCCACCAACGGCTGGCGCATGGACGAGGTGCTGCCTTCGGCCGAGGTGGTGCGCCGCATCGCCGAGGAATTTCCGCTCGCGCCGCTCGAGGCCAGCGCGCCGGGCGAGACCGCGCAGCGCTGGGCCTACCGCGATGGCGGCGGCGAGATCGGCGTGATCAGCAGCGTGACGCAGGCCTTCTGCCACGATTGCAGCCGGGCACGCCTGTCGACCGAGGGCAGGCTCTACCTGTGCCTGTTCGCCAGTGCCGGCCACGACCTGCGCCCGCTGTTGCGTGGCGATGCCGACGACACGCAGATCGCGTCGGCCGTCGGCCGCATCTGGCAGGGCCGCACCGACCGCTACTCCGAACTGCGGGCGCTGCGCGGCCCCGACGACGGCGACGCGTCCGCGCCACGCCGCGTCGAGATGAGCTACATCGGCGGATGAGCATGGCAGGCGCCATCGCTGCCGCCGAGATCACCGGGCTCGTGCTCGCCGGCGGCCGTGGCTCGCGCATGGGCGGCATCGACAAGGGCCTGCAGAACTTCAACGGCGTGCCGCTCGCCATGAATGCGGTCACGCGGCTCGGCCAGCAGGTCGGCCGGATCATGGTCAATGCCAACCGCAATCTCCCCACCTACGCATCCTTCGGCGCCCCGGTGTGGCCGGATGGACTGGCCGACTATGCCGGCCCGCTCGCCGGCTTCCTGATCGGGTTGGAGCATTGCGAAACGCCCTACCTGCTCACGGTGCCCTGCGACACGCCGCTGTTCCCGCTCGACCTGGCGAGCCGGCTGGCCGGCGCGCTGGCGGCCGCCGATGCCGAGATCGCGATGGTCGATGCGCCCGAAGCCATCGCCGCAGCGGATGCCGCGCCGGTGCGGCGGCCGCAGCCCGTGTTCTGCCTGCTGCGCAAGACCCTGCTCGACAGCCTGCTGCGCTTCACGCAGGACGGTGGCCGCAAGATCGACGCCTGGACGGCGCAGCACCGCACGGTGCTCGTTCCCTTCGGTCGCGCCGGCGATGCGCCCGACGCCTTCTTCAACGCCAACACGCTCGCGGAACTGCACGCGCTGGAAGCTTCGAGATGACGAGCGTCGCGGAGATCGCCGGCGCCCTGGCCGGCTACGACCCCCAGGCCCTCGGCGTCGATGACGTGCGCGCGTTCCTGGCCCGGCTGGCGGCGCCCGCGGTCGTGACGCAGAGCGAGCGCATTGCACTGCGCGACGCGCTCGGCCGCGTGCTGGCCGAGGCCATCGTGTCGCCGGTCAGCGTGCCGCCGCACGACAACTCGGCGATGGACGGCTTCGCGTTCGACGGCGCCCTCCTCCAAGGCGACGCGTCCATCGACACCTCGGTGAGTCTGCGCGTGGTCGGCACGGCGTTGGCCGGCGCGGCATGGCGCGGCACGGTCGGCACAGGCGAGGCGGTGAAGATCATGACCGGTGCGATGATGCCCGCCGGTCTCGACACCGTGATCCCGCAGGAGTTCTGCAACATCGAAGGCGATGCGGTCCGCTTCCCCGCCAAGGTGCTGCGACGCGGCGACAACCGCCGCTTCGCCGGCGAGGACCTGATGCAGGGCCAGCCCGCGCTGCAGCGCGGCGAGCGCCTCTCGCCAGCCGCGCTGGGCATGGTCGCCAGCCTCGGGCTGCCGATGGTGCCGGTGCTGCGCCGGCTGCGCGTCGCCTATTTCTCCACCGGCGACGAGATCCTGAGTCTGGGCGAGGTGCCGCGCGAGGGCGCGGTCTACGACAGCAACCGCTACACCGTGTTCGGCCTGCTCACGCGGCTCGGCTGCGAAGTGATCGACCTCGGCCTGGTGCGCGACGACCCGGGCTCGCTCGAATCCGCGCTGCGCCGCGCCGCCACGGAGGCCGACGCCATCATCACCAGCGGCGGCGTCAGCGTCGGCGAAGCGGACCATACGCGCGCCGTGATGCAGCAGCTCGGCGACATGGCCTTCTGGCGCGTCGCCATGCGGCCCGGCCGGCCGATGGCGGTCGGGCGGATCCCGCGGCGCGGCGACGGCGAAGGCGCTGCCGTGCTGTTCGGCCTGCCCGGCAACCCGGTCGCGGTGATGGTGACTTTCCTGGCCTTCGTGCGGCCGGCGCTGCTGCAGATGATGGGCTGCAACGAGGCCTGCGCTGCGCCGCCGCCGCTGCTGCGCGCAACCAGCGTCGGCGCGATCCGCAAGAAGCCCGGCCGCACCGAGTACCAGCGCGGCTGGGTGCAGACGGTGCCCGGCGCGCTGCCCGAGGTGCGCATTGCCGGCAACCAGGGCTCGGGCGTGCTGAGCTCCATGGTCGAAGCCAACGGCCTGGTCGTGCTGCACCATGACCAGGGCAGCGTGGCGGCGGGCGAGCCGGTCGACGTGATGATGTTCGACGGCATGGTGTAGCCCTTACAGGAAACACCCATGCTCGCGGCGCGGATCGAGATGATGCAGCAGATGCCGATCTTCGGCGCCATCGGTGCGGAGGCGATCGAATTCCTGCTGGCGCCGGCGCCGCTGGTCACGGTCCGGGGCGGCGACTTCTTCTTCCGCGAAGGCGATCCGGCGGCCAGCATGTTCGTCCTCGAAACAGGGCACGTGACGGTGTCGAAGAGCTGGCAGGGCCACGAGCTTCTGCTGCGGCGCTTCGCGCCCGGCGATTGCTTCGGCGAGATGGCGCTGCTGGACCTGTTTCCGCGCAGCGCGTCGGTGCGCGCGGACGAGGACTGCGACGCGATCGAGCTCACGCCCGAGAACCTCTATCGCCTCTTCGAGCGCGATGCCGAGCAGTTCGCGCTGATCCAGATGAACATCGGGCGCGAGATGAGCCGCCGCCTGCGCGCGACCGACGAGCTGCTGTTTCGCGCGCGCATGGGCGAGACGCTGGAGGCGCCGCAGCGCATCGCGCGGGCGTCCTAGGCAATCGGCCGGGACGCGCCCCTCAGAGCCGCCCCAGCGCCCGCTGCACGCCCTTGTTGGCCAGTGCATCGGCACGTTCGTTGCCGGGGTCGCCGGAGTGCCCCTTGACCCAGCGCCATTCGATCTGATGTCCGCCTTCGGCCACCAGTTTGTCGAGTTCCTGCCAGAGCTCGACATTCTTGACCGGCTGCTTGGTGGAGGTTCGCCAGCCCTTGGCCTTCCAGCCGCGAATCCATTCGGTGATGCCCATGCGCACGTACTGGCTGTCCAGATACAGGACGACCTTGCACGGCCGCTTGAGCGCACCCAGGCCCTCGATCACCGCCTTGAGTTCCATGCGGTTGTTGGTTGTGTTGAGCTCCCCGCCGAACAGGTCCTTCTCCGTCTCGCCCGACTTGAGCCATGCGCCCCAGCCGCCGGGGCCGGGGTTGCCCTTGCAGGCGCCGTCGGTGTAGATCTGCACTTCGTTCAAAACCCGTTTCCTTCCTGTTGTCGTTGTCGATGGCTGTGGTCGTGGTGCAGCTTGCCCGCGATCGGGACCGGTGCGCTGGCGCGCGAGGCCGCGCGGCGCCAGTCGGTGCTCAGAAGCCGCATGCCGCGCACCCGCTTGACCGCCACCAGAAAATAGACTGCGCCGAAGATCGGCCACCAGCGCTCGCCCGCGGTGTCGAACCAGCGGCAGCGTTCCAGCCAGGCGTCGCTGCGCACCGCCGGCCGGTAGATGCCGAAACGCCCCGACTCGACCTCGAAGCTCAGGAGCCGCAGCCAGTCGCGCATGCGCCGGTAGCCGATGAAGTCGCCGGCATCGGGCAAAAAGAGCTCGCCGAAGCCGAGCTGCCGATAGAGCTGCGCGCGCTGCTGGCGCAGGCCCCACAGGCTGGCAGGATTGAAGCCGCAGATCACGACCCGACCCTCCGGCACCAGCACGCGCTCGACCTCGCGCAGCGTCGCATGCGGATCGGGACTGAGTTCGAGCGTGTGCGGCAGCACGACCAGGTCGAGGCTGTTGGCGCCGAAAGGCAGCGCCGCGAAATCGGTGACCAGCGCGCTGCGCGCCGCCAGGGCCGGATCGGAAAGCGCCAGCCAGCGATACGGCATGCGGTTGGCGCGCAGCCCTTCGACCTCGCCCAGCCCGAGCTGCAGCGCGTGGTAGCCGAACACGTCCGCCACGGCCTGGTCGTACTGGGCCTGTTCCCACGCCAGCAGGTAGCGACCCGGGGGGGTCGCTAACCATTCATGCAAACCTATAATTTGACCGCTCATGACCCTCGTTCCGCCGCCCACCTTTGCCGACAACGGCCTTCAGCAACTGGGCGCGATTCTAGTCACGCCCCCTCACATCCCCCTTCGCAGCCGCGAAGCCTCCATCCTTCGCGCGGCCCGCGTCCACGCCAACGTGTTCGCGGCCCCGCGCCAATGGAAAAACGACTTTCGATGAAATTTATCCTTGCTGCCTGCCTCGCAGGCTCGCTGTTCCTGGCGGGCTGCGCGAGCACCACCGGCACGGGCTCCTCTTCTTCCGGCACCTCGGCCACCGGCGCGCCCGCCTATGCCGGCGGCGCGCTCAAGCCCATCACCACCAGCGAGACGAAATCGCGCACCATCGTCACGCTGGCGCCGCCTGCCGACATGTGGGACCGCATCCGCCGCGGCTTCAAGATGCCCGATCTCGACAACGACCTCGTGCACGAGCGCGAGCAGTGGTATGCGAGCCGGCCCGACTACATGCAGCGCATGACGGAGCGCTCGAGCCGCTACATCTTCCACATCGTCGAGGAACTCGAACGCCGCGACATGCCGACCGAACTCGCGCTGCTGCCCTACATCGAGAGCGCCTTCAACCCGCAGGCCGTGTCCAGCGCGCGCGCGGCCGGCATGTGGCAGTTCATGCCCGCCACCGGTACCGACTTCGCCCTCAAGCAGAACATCTTCCGCGACGACCGGCGCGACGTGATCGCGTCCACCCGCGCCGCGCTCGACTATCTGCAGAGGCTCTATGCCCAGTTCGGCGACTGGCAGCTCGCGCTGGCCGCCTACAACTGGGGTGAAGGCAACGTGGCACGCGCGGTCGCCAAGAACCAGCGCGCAGGCCTTCCGGCCGGCTACGAAGACATCAGCATGCCGGCCGAGACGCGCCTCTACGTGCCGAAGCTGCAGGCGGTGAAGAACATCGTGGCCAACCCCGAGCGCTTCAACACCGAGCTGCCGCTGATCGCCAACCACCCCTACTTCCAGACCGTCACGCTCAAGCGCGACCTCGACGTCTCGCTGGCCGCGAAGCTGGCCGACGTCAACATCGAGGATTTCCGCGCGCTCAATCCTTCCGCGCACAAGCCGGTGCTGCTCGCGGCCGGCACGCCCGAGATCCTGCTGCCGTGGGACAACGCCGCGCTGTTCCAGCGCAACTTCGAGGCCTATTCGCAAGGGCAATACGCCAGTTGGACCGCGTGGACGGTCCCGGCCACCATGACCGTGGCCGATGCGGCCCAGCGTTCCGGCATGAGCGAGGCCGATCTGCGCAGCGTCAACAACGTGCCGCCGCGGATGCTGATCAAGGCCGGATCGACGCTGATCGTGCCGCGCGGCGCGCGCGTGCAGGAAGACGTCGCCGCGGTGATCGCCGACACCGGCCATCTGAACTTCGAGCCCGAGATCGTGACACGGCGCACCGTCATCCGCGCCGGCCGCAAGGACAGCGTGGCCAGCATCGCGCAGCGCCTGCGCCTGAGCCCGGCCCGCGTGGCCGAATGGAACGACGTCAAGCCCAATCACGTGTTCCAGCGCGGCTTCGAAGTGGTGGTGTACCTGCCGGTTCGTGCCGCGCGCGCGGCCAGCGTGGGCACCGGCACGCCGCACGGCCACGTGGGCGCCAGCATCCTCCAGCGCACCAGTGCATCGAAGATGAGAGCTTCGTCGAAGGCAGAGGTGCACGCCAAGGCCTCCGCCGCATCCGGGAAGGGTGCGTCGCGTGTCAAGGCGCACGCCTCGGTCTCCGCCAAGGCCACCGTGACCAAGGTGCCCCGATCGAGCAGCAAAGAGGTGGTGCGCGAAAAGCGCGGCGGCACGCCGTCGAAGAAGAAGCGCTGAACCAGCGCCGCGTTCAGAGCTTTTCGGTCTCGCCGCTGCGCGGCTGCCATTTCATCAGCCGCTTCTCGATCACGCTCACGAAGCCGTCGAGCGCGAGCGCGAAGGCCGTCAGCACCACGATGCCGGCGAACACCGTGTTGACATCGAAGGTGCCTTCGGCCTGCAGGATCAGGTAGCCGACGCCGCGCGCCGAGCCCAGGTACTCGCCCACCACCGCGCCGACGAAGGCCAGGCCCACGGAGGTATGCAGGCTCGAGAACACCCAGCTCGTCGCGCTCGGCAGATACACCGTGCGCAGCAGCTGACGCTGGTTGGCGCCCAGCATGCGCGCATTCGCCAGCACCACCGGACTCACTTCGCGCACGCCCTGGAAGACGTTGAAGAAGACGATGAAGAACACCAGCGTGATCGCCAGCGCCACCTTGCTCCAGATGCCCAGGCCGAACCAGAGCGCGAAGATCGGCGCCAGGATCACGCGCGGCATCGAGTTCGCGGCCTTGATGTAGGGCTCCAGGATCAGGCTCGCAGTCGGCGCCAGCGCCAGCCAGAGGCCGCAGGCGAGGCCCAGCAGCGTGCCGATGCCGAAGGCCAGCACGGTCTCGATCAGCGTGGTGCCCAGGTGCAGGTAGATGTCGGCATGGCCCGGCAGCCCTTCCGGAAACAGCGCATTCGGCGCCACGTCGAAGGGCAGGAACCAGCTCCAGATCCGTCCCGCGACCTCGATCGGCTCGCCAAGGAAGAAAGCGAACTGCTGGTTGCGCGAAGCCAGATGCCAGGCGACCAGCAGCACGACGAGCAGCCCGACCTGCCAGTAGCGCGCATTGCTTTCATGAGGAGCCAGGCGCATGTCAGGCCACCTTCTTCAGTTGCTGCGCATAGCCCTTGAGCACCTCGTCGCGCAGCACGTTCCAGATCTGCGTGTGCAGTTCGACGAAGCGCGGATGGGTGCGCACCTCGGCCACGTCGCGCGGACGGTCGAGGTCGATGGCGAACTCGCCGATCGGATGCGTCGCCGGTCCGGCCGACAGCACCACCACGCGGTCGCTCATCGCGATCGCCTCGTCGAGGTCATGCGTGATGAACAACACCGCTTTCTTCTTCGCGGCCCAGAGTTCGAGCACTTCGTTTTCCATCAGCTGCCGGGTCTGGATGTCGAGCGCGCTGAAGGGCTCGTCCATCAGGATGATGTCCGGGTCCAGCGCCAGCACCTGCGCGAGCGCGGTGCGTTTGCGCATGCCGCCCGAGAGCTGGTGCGGGTAGCGGTCGCCGAAGCCCGTGAGCCCGACGCGCGAGAGCCACTGCTGCGCATGCGCCCTCGCTTCGGCATCGGGAACGCCGCGGTACTGCAGGCCGACCATCACGTTGTCCAGCGTGCTGCGCCAGGGCATCAGCGCTTCGCTCTGGAACATATAGCCGGCGCGTGCGTTGACGCCGGCGAGCGGCTGGCCGAAGACCTTGATCGTGCCCGACGAGGGCTCCAGCAGGCCGGCGCCGACGTTGAGCAGGGTCGACTTGCCGCAACCCGTGGGTCCGACCACCGAGACGAACTCGCCCTCGCGAATGCGCAGCGTGGTGTCGGCGACGGCGGTGTAGCGCTGGCTGTGATCGTCCTTCGAGCGAAAGGTGCAGCTGATGTCGAGGAGTTCGAGTGCGTAGTCGGACATGGGGTGGCAAGAAAAAACCCGGCCGAAGCCGGGTTGCAGACGTTCCGGTCAGGCTTTGAATCTGTCCTTGGCGCGCCGCGCAAAATCGTTGGTATAGATCTTCGAGAGGTCGATCTTGTCGGCCTTCACCGTGGGGTCGAAGCTCGCGATCGCGTTGAGCGCGGTCTGCGGGCCTTCGGACGGGACCAGCCCGTCGATGGCGATGGCTTCGCGCACCTTGTCGAAGGAGGCCAGATACAAGGCGCGGTCGCCGAGCAGATAGGTTTCCGGCACGGTCTTGATGATGTCGCCGGGGCCCGCGCTCTGCAGCCACTTGAGGCCGTGCACGATGGCATTGGCCAGGGCCTGGCAGGTGTTGGGATTCTTCTGGATGAACTCGGCCGACGCATACAGGCAGGCGGCCGGCATCGGGCCGCCGAACACCTCCTGCGTGCCCTTGAGCGTGCGGGTGTCGCTGATGATCTTCACGTCGCCCTTCTGCTCGAGCATGGTCATCACCGGATCGGTGTTGCTGATGGCGTCGATCTGGCCCGAACGCAGCGCCGTCAGCGCGCCAGCAGCGACGCCCACGCCGATGTAGCTCACGTCGTTGGCCTTCAGGCCCGCGCGCGACAGCACGAGGTTGGACACCATGTTGGTCGACGAACCCGGTGCCGAGACGCCGATCTTCTTGCCCCTGAGATCGGCAATGCTCTTGTAGCCGGGCATGTTCTTGGTCGAGACGCCGATCGCGATCTGCGGCGCACGGCCTTGCAGTACGAAGCACTGGAAGAACTGGTTCTTGGCCTGCAGATTGATCGTGTGCTCGAAGGCGCCCGAGCAGACGTCGGCCGAGCCGCCGACCACCGCCTGCAGCGCGCGCGAGCCGCCCGCGAAGTCGGAGATCTCGACGTCGAGCCCTTCGGCCTTGAAGTAGCCGAGCTGCTCGGAGATGGTGAGCGGGAGGTAGTAGAACGCGGCCTTGCCACCGACCGAAATGGCGATCTTGGTCTTCTCGAGCTTGGCTTGCGCATGGACCAGCGGCACCGCGACGGAAGCGGCACCGAGCGCTGCGGCGGCAGTGAAAGTACGGCGATTGAGCATGTAGTTTTTGCCTTGAGGGCTTTGGATTTCCTGAGTTCGAATCGAGCTTAGGGGCGGCCCACCATGCCTGCATCGGGAACATCCCGTGCGGGTTTCCACGTAAGCATGAAGACCGCTAGCGGCCGACGAAAAGGATCGCGATATTGACCGCGAATGCGAGCGCCCAGACCGCGCTGCGCGCCGCGCCCGCGCCCTTCACGTAGAGCGCGATGTAGACGATGCGCAGCAGCACGTAGGCCGCGGCCAGCATGTCCAGCCGTGCCTGCGCAGCGCCGAGCTGGCGGGCGATGATCACCGCGCCGATGAAGAACGCCAGCCCTTCGAAGCTGTTGGCCTGCGCACCGTTGGCCCGCGCACGCCAGCCGCTCTGGCGCGCACCCCATTCGCGCGGTGCCTGGTTGTCGCGCGGCCCGAAATTGCCCGCCTTCGCGATGTAGGCCGATGCGTAGGGCAGCAACGCAGCGGCCAGAACGCACCAGTAAGCCAGCGGCAGCGAAAAGCTCATGCTCGTCTCCAGGAATGCAATCAGCGGCGATCGACCAGCGCATGGGCGATGGTGCCGAGGTCGACGTATTCGAGTTCGCTGCCGGCCGGCACGCCACGCGCGAGCCGCGTCACCGTGAGGCCGCGCTGCTTCAACGCCTCGCCGATGACGTGCGCCGTCGCTTCGCCCTCGGCAGTGAAATTGGTGGCGAGGATCACTTCGCTCACCGTGCCGTCGAGCGCGCGCTCGAACAGCCGTGCCAGGCCGATGTCCTTCGGCCCGATGCCGTCGAGCGGACTGAGCTTGCCCATCAGCACGAAGTAATAGCCGCGAAACACGCCCGTGCGCTCGAGCGCCGCCTGGTCGGCCGGCGTCTCGACCACGCACAGCTTGGTGGCATCGCGGCGCGGGTCGAGGCACACACTGCACACCGGTGCCTCGGTGAAGGTGTTGCAGCGCTCGCAATGCCGCACTTGCGTGGCCGCCTGCTGCAAGGCGCGCGCAAGCAACTGCGCACCCTGGCGGTCATGCTGCAGCAGATGGAAGGCCATGCGCGAAGCCGACTTGACGCCGACGCCGGGCAGCCGCCGCAGCGCGTCGACCAGCGCGTCGAGCGAGCTCGAATCGGCCGCCATCAGAGGGCGGGCATCAGAACGGCAGCTTCATGCCGGGAGGCAGGCCCGGCATGCCGGCGGTGAGCTTGCCCATCTTCTGCTCGCTGGTCTCCTCGGCCTTGCGCACCGCGGCGTTGAAGGCTGCAGCCACGAGGTCTTCCAGCATGTCCTTGTCGTCGGCCAAGAGGCTCGGGTCGATGGTGATGCGCTTGACGTCGTGCTTGCACGTCATCACCACCTTCACCAGGCCGGCACCGGATTCGCCCTCGACCTCGATGGTGGCCAGCTCTTCCTGCGCCTTCTTGAGGTTGTCCTGCATCGCCTGCGCCTGCTTCATGAGGCCGGCCAGTTGTCCTTTGTTGAACATCGTTGATCCTGTGTCGTTGATTGGAAGAAAAGAAAAAGCTCAAGCGGGCCGCAGCGTACCCGGGACGATCTTCGCATCCCAGTCGCGCATCATCGACTGCACCTCGGGATCGCTGCGTATCGCTTCCTCGGCCACGCGCTGGCGCTCCTCGGCCGCCTGCCTGTTGCGGCGCGCCGGGCTGTCGGCGACGCTGCCGATCTCGATCGCGATCCGGATCTCGTGCCCCAGCGCCGCGAGCGCAGCCTGCAGT from Variovorax sp. PBL-E5 includes the following:
- the recR gene encoding recombination mediator RecR → MAADSSSLDALVDALRRLPGVGVKSASRMAFHLLQHDRQGAQLLARALQQAATQVRHCERCNTFTEAPVCSVCLDPRRDATKLCVVETPADQAALERTGVFRGYYFVLMGKLSPLDGIGPKDIGLARLFERALDGTVSEVILATNFTAEGEATAHVIGEALKQRGLTVTRLARGVPAGSELEYVDLGTIAHALVDRR
- a CDS encoding YbaB/EbfC family nucleoid-associated protein, producing the protein MFNKGQLAGLMKQAQAMQDNLKKAQEELATIEVEGESGAGLVKVVMTCKHDVKRITIDPSLLADDKDMLEDLVAAAFNAAVRKAEETSEQKMGKLTAGMPGLPPGMKLPF